In Ictalurus punctatus breed USDA103 chromosome 18, Coco_2.0, whole genome shotgun sequence, the genomic stretch TCAAAAAAAACCTGCCCAGTTTTTCATATCTCAAATTTTAGAATTcttgtgatgtttgttttttttttaatttagcagGATTTCTAGTTAGTGTTTCTCTTGAAGCTGTCTACTAATGGAGCATCCAGACATCATTTCAGAATGCAGATGAAAcaaatttaatgttttattcaatttaaaatCATTCATGTCTAGACATTTTAATTTAACAGATtacaaaattaatttattacattCTTCCCATCAATAGTTGATTTTCAGTCTCTCCTCATCTGCTTGCTTCAGCAGCATCTAGCACACGCAGTAATACGCAGAGATGTCATTGTCCCAGTTTCCAAGCAGGCCCTGCTGCACATCTTTAAGGAGGTATTGGATGCCAGAAGAAAACTTCCGCTTGCTTCCATTCTTCTTGATGCGAGACCACACAGTCAGGGAGCAGAGCTTGTTCACCACCAGAGAAGATATGCGGTTGTTCCAGCGCCATGGAATGATTGGGACGTCTTCACTGGGATAGGCATCGATGTACTCTCCCCCACAGCTTtggttgtagtagtagttgctGTCTTCAAACATGCGAGCACAGATCTTGTTACCCTCAGCGTCTTTCAGGGTGCCCGGTTCTGGGCATTGAGCATCCAGGCCCAGGAAACACAGAGCGCAGAAAAGCAGAGCAACCACAACCTTCATGGTTTCAGTGTGTTAGGGCTGTGAGTGGTTTAATCCAGGCTTATATACACAAAGCTCTCACTCAGCACTGGTCAGTGTGTGAATAGCAACAGATGGGGTGGAGGATATTCATGGGAATTTCAACATATTGTTTATGGAACACTTTATACTAACAAGGTACATAGATGTActgtattgattttatttatttaaactattaGATAAATGCTTTCTCAACCTAATTTTGCTTTTCAACCATTTTTTCCTGCCACTTGCCTATAGAGATACAAGATTAGGTAACTTTCATAGTAGACTGAATGCTGAAAATAATTCCTTTTATGTAATCCATTTTGAGGAAAGGTTTGTGTGATTTTACACAAGGTTGTGTATGGTGGATGCTTTGTATATgtgcaaaaacacaaacaagaaaCCTAGAGTTAATGAAGTAGTCCTAATTTATATCAGCTTACATGGTATGCCAAGCATTTAACAAAACCAGAAGTGCAAAGCTGCCAGTAActctctacttttcactcacaaAAGTACATTAAATGCAGAAGAGGTGTAAACAAAAGACActcttttttttgccatttttcatGTATTCTATGAACAGAACTGTCTCCACATTGGTGGCAAATGAAAACTGTTTATAAGTGTATAAGTGAACTGTAATTTGTGAGCACACTGTAATTTGTCACTGTAATTTGTGAGCACAGAATCTAAATTTCTTTTAGTTCAAATTTATGTATCACATTAGGGCAATTTAACCATAGGTTTAACCATACtatatttcatacaaatatCTTAAAgtatatttaatttcttttaatttaccTCTACCTGTCATCTCAGGTTGACTCTGAAGTGTCACTACTGCACAGAGCTAGTGCCAGGTTGACTCTCTCCACCTTATTGTGAAAAAtaggagaatttttttttttcaacctcacaTATGGGAAGACATCATTTTCTAAATTCCCTAAATATCTGTTATATACTAACTACATCATGACAATATCTGTTTAGAAAAATCCTAATACTGAACATGATATGACCTTGCTGCTTGCCCTAGCTGTATGTgtaatttcaacatttaaaataataaatttggaTATTTGTCTGCTAAATTACTTAGTATTATAATTTTACAATAGATAATGCTGTCCTTTAGCATATTTTGAGTGACGATAGTAATAGTACTAACATTTGCTAGTAATGAAAATGTGGTTAATACTTGGTAAGTTAGTGAACACAATGCTACAGTATTTACAGATGAGACTGACCTGCACTTGAACTGGTCAgtaattttgttacatttttttcgCTTCTTTTTAGATGGTTTTCTTTTTGCGTgccctttccctctctgttcCACCTAGTCTCTTCCTCTCCATGCTTGATCAGTGCAGTGATGACTCTGTTCCAAACCGTTCACCGGAGCTGAGGAGAATGGTAGCGTTGCAAGTCAAAACTAACAGGTTCATGATTTATTATCAATTTATTATCAAATGCTTAGGTCAGAAAGGATCACTTGAGTACATAGGacacacaataatataaattaataaataaaatgtttttttttaacagcaggGCAGCAGGCCAAATCAGTTGTCAGGCCACCGGAAATTCTCCTGGTGCTCCTGATAGCCAGTCCGGGCCTGGGCCTAAGTTGGAAGTATGTCATAAATTTAAACtgtggttagggttagtgttaaggttaaaattaaaaactttttaaaggCATCCCGTCAAGATGATTAAGATGAGTTCAACACACTATGACGTCAATTTCTGCCTACTTAGATTTtccaccatcttggatttttcaaaaactgttttttttttcgctaCCTCTCCTataaattttgtccaatctttaCCAAATTTGGGAAACATCATCTTCTGAGTAAGGCACACAAATATGATCAAAAGAATTTTGATACTCCAAAATGTTTGCCCATAATGGCCCAATGAATCTGGCAGTGAAGTCACCAAACtggaagtgaggctgtatctcagcaactACACAAAACTTGGTAGGCATCTGTCTGAACAAAAGTTACCAAAGGAATTTTTTCCATATAATTCCCTGGAGTATGGTGAAGTGAATGCACACCAACATCTGAAAATCTAGTGTACATTGTGGTGACTTTCTTACattttgtcaaaaactgttTTATCAGTACTCCAACTACAAATTATATCCAACCAACACCAAATTTGGCaaacatcatcttcagaccatCCTGGACAAAAGTTATTAAAAGATATTCCAAAAGATTTGCCCGTAATGTGCCAACAAATCTGACAGAAAagccaccaaacaggaagtgaggctatATCTCGGCAATGACCTTGCACGCTGACTCAAATCTTGGTAGGcttcttcaggaccatgccctgatgctatgcaacaaatttcataACAGCACCACTTACTGGTCAagagttacaataacatgccaAAAAGGCTTTCATCTACTACTTGCTACTCCTCCTTCAAATGTTGTcctcttcaccaaatttggatCACATCGTCTTGAGACTTGTTTAAACTTGCACAAAGTGGGAAAAAGCCTCAGGCTGATGAGACATAAATACtttaatgtatgtatgtttatgttaaaaacataaatacctTCAGATGTTTCTAAATAATTCTAAAAAATCTGGGGGTCAGAGCAGTAGcaatcatcattattattattattattattattattattattattgttgttgttgttgttgttgttattgctgttgttgttattatgctTAAATAatatcttagcaagtaaaaTATAGCTTGATATAGCTCATTCTCTAGAGACATTTCTTTTCATATCACTGTAGCCACCTGTGTGTTCTGAAGGTTTATAGCAAAGGAAAGTGACCTCGACATTGACACCTGTCACAACCATTTGAAAGTTCACAGCTGTTCACTGCAGATGGTAAGAGCAAAATGAAATTATCAGAAGTCAAACTGATTCAGCATTGTGGATAATCTACCCTGTGTACACTGTTTCAACTCTGTGAAGGTGATCTGGACCTCGAAGGCTTTTTAGTTCTTTTTTAACCTGTTTTGTAAGGGTCAGTCTCACCAATCTCTCGTCCTACCCATTACATGATTCACTGTCATACATTATAAAATGTTGCTTTTGGAAGTATTTTTAAGACTATACAGGctcaacattttaatatatgcatatttatatattttatttaaatattatattatttaatttatatattttatgtatgatatgtatacatatgcatacacacatacatacacacgtacataaatacatacatacatatagtcAGGACCATAAGCATTTGGACAGCGGcacaattttcagaattttgccttcatacacaaccacaatggatttgaaataaagcaatcaagatgtgattgaagtgcaGACTTCCAGCTAAGTGTAGAATTTTTAACTCAAGGGgtgtaacaaaaatattgcattaacctccattttcacaggctcaaaagtaattggaaaaGCATAATtctaaatattaggattattttaaTTCTTGGATGCAAATATTTGCAGTCAATAgctgcctgaaatctggaacctAAGGACATAACCAAATTCGGAGTTTCcgcccttgagatgctttgccaggcctttactgcagccacCTTCAGATGCTGCTTGTTTGAGGgactttctgccttcagtttttcttcagtaagtgaaaagcatgttcaattgggttgaggtcatcagacatttaagaacataTAAGttatttgccttaagaagccctTGGTTTGCTTTTGtagtatgttttgtttcattgtccAATTGTACTGTGAAGCACCATCCTATAAGTTTTGCAgaatttgactgaatctgagcagctCTATATGATTTAGAATTCATCCTGCTTTTCCCATCAGCAGTCACAttatcaataaacaccagtgacccagttccactggcagtcATGTATGCCCATACCGTATGCCCATACCGTAACCcaacatgttttacagatgatattgtatgctttggattatgagttcttcctttctttcctttccatactgttctcttcccatcattctagtacaagttaatcttgcatcagaaGTGgtcaggatttatttatttatttgagagtttttgtttgtttgtttgtttttagcaaagtctaatcgggcctttctgttcttgagtgttaccagtggtttgcaccTTGAGATAAACCatctgcatttacatttatataggtgtctcttgattgtagactttgacaacaatacacctacctcctccagagtgttcttgacttagctaaatgttgtaaattgtttttttttgtttgttttttccaacaaggaaagaattctgcattCATCCATttgtggtcttccaggccttttggtgttgctgagcttgCCAGTGCATTCCATATTTTAACAATGTATCATATTGTTGATTTGGtcactcctaaagtttctgctatctctctgataggtctgttttattattattttttcaacctaatgatggcctccatCACTTGCATTGATACCTCTGTGGAcctcatattgagagttcccatgaacagctaccaaatgcaaattcaacgcttggaatcaactccagaccttttatctccttttaTCTCCTTTTATCTCCTGTCAGGAGATAATGAGGAAACAGgtcacacctggccatgaaactgcttatcagtcaactgtccaaatgaacaaatgtattattattatgatgatgatgatgatgatgatgatgatgatgatgatgatgatgatgatgcttaAAATAGCTTAGTAAGTAAATGTAGCTTAAATATAGACAAATTTATCTAATATGTCTGTTCACtagattgtttttaaacaagatTATAAAGCCTATGTCTAGATAACATTTTCAAGCTTGAAAGTGTTTTGTTATACTGCCAGATCATTTGACTgatttcaaatgtttatttctGGAAAGAAGTACAATTATTTGCCAGTTGAataagactgttttttttttttaagcttgacagtatgtctagaaataggtttaatggtCTTAgatttgttatataataatctaataatgaGAACTATTAGATAtcttttacattatttaagATATGTTCTATTGCTAAGATAtcctttttttgcagtgtattattatttccaACTGATATTATATTAGTAGTTTTATTGATagattgtgatttttttccccattgttTTTGGCAAAATTGTAATATACAGTCATTCCAGTAgatttttttaactgaaatgtTTGTAATCTGACTTTACTTCAGATCATTTACATTAGTAGTGCTGACATGTTGGAGGAAGTGACGTTCCTTTGACGCTGTTTCCTGTGTCGCTCTGGCGCGGGAAGGTCTGATGCTGCAGGATTCATCATGGACGTGGAGATGAAAGAACCCGATGGTGAACAAAGTCAGACAGACgcacagaataataaaaaagaagataaaaaagAAGATGCTACAAAGTCTTCGACGAGCACTTATGAACTCCCCTGGTAATGTTAGCTTCCGGTTAAATAGTATTATTGTgataaataaatgcagctaaTGCTGTTAGCTTGCAGCTGGGAACTGTAGAAGGGTTTTAGTAAGTGACTATAAAACTAGCAGTTCAGTCGTGTTCAGCGTTAGGGAATTCAAGTTAACATGGCAGACCTGCCTTATAACTAGGAATGAGTTAAGCTGTTAAAAACATAGCTTTGTGCTAACAGGAGTTTTCCTTGTTTCCGGTGGTTTGTTTTTAGGGTTGAAAAATACAGACCGCTGAAGCTGAATGAAATAGTTGGAAATGAAGAAACTGTCAGCAGATTGGAGGTGAGTCAgaaagctaatgtagctaaAAACAACACCACTACCACCTTTTCCGCTTTTATACCACATCAGCGCTAGATCCTCCATCGAGTGTTGATTAAGTAAGGAATATAACACTTGgcggcatgctgttataggaaattaatcaaggATGAGGTTGTGTGATGCAGGCTGATGCAAAACTGATTAACAGTTATCACCCCATAGTGgatttttcttcctcttgtaGCACAGCAGTTTGCCCACTATTATAGTTTTTAATTAACTAATGAACATTTCATCCTTTTTTGTCAACTTTTACTTACATTTCCCACTGCTTATTTCTTGCGTTATAGTAGCCGTAAACCCgtctcttgttttgttttttctttctcgtaAATTtaataaaggggaaaaaaacacagcttgttatgttaccaagaaaccacaaaacatAAAGTCCCCTGCCCTCTAGTCTAACAGTCTAGACACATAGGACAGACACCTGAGattccttttatatatatatatatatatatatatatatatatatatatatatatatatatatatatatatataatattatatatatatatatatatatatatatatatatatatatatatatataatattatataaaggTCATTATTTGTCTCCTtggagaaaacttcaccatatcaacaattatttacagtgtgtcaaaaaaaagtctccatacatagggcaCTATGTTTTCCAGCACCACTTAGGTTGTGTCTTGGATGTTCATGGATGTGCACTTCTCAGTTAGTTTGCAatacttccagtctttttgaatttgttaataagtttgcaATAGCGTCGTGCGTGtatttgccatgtttcctgttaaagtccattgcGACCtcgcgacagcttcccgatccagtcatgagaatgattttaatatgttcttcttttgtaaAAGGTGTTCTTAAAGTCTGTCTGAATAATTCTGGAAGACCgtttgcttatttaaaaaaaaaaaagtgttaatttcccctatatTTAGAGTCTTTTGGGACACCATGAATATTAATTTGTTCATTATTAGGTTTCATTTATGTAGAGCATCCACATGTACATAACGATTTAggataaacacatttttataaacctgttcaTTTGAATCTCACAGCTTATAGAAAACGACTCAACATTATGTTGACTCATGCTGttacaaatacatatatatttcagtGAGTTGGCCACCTGGTAATCCTAGACATCCCACATTAAGAAATGATCCTccttacaaaataaaatgaaacaaaattcaTCTCTGTTGGTGCTGCCTGTTAGTGCATTCTGAAAAGAAAAGcggagttgtttttttgtttgtattttacaGCAGATGTTTTTGCACCTACTAGGGTCAGGTGTTAGTTGTTTGTTAATAACTTAAGGTTGCTTTGAAACTGTTACTTGGTTAAACCATTCAATTTTAGAAGTTCATAAGCTCGGATGTATTGACAGTTACATTTAACCTTAATGAAAGACATTTATGATTAATAACTAAGCCAGCACTATTTGTTTATCTGATGTTTTCAATAGGTTTTTGCCAGAGAGGGAAATGTACCCAACATCATTATTGCTGTAAGTAGTCATTCCTTTTTATTTGACACTTAACAGTTAATTGCATCGCAGTAATATATCCAATAATGACAGGTTGTGTTTTCAGGGACCTCCTGGCACTGGAAAAACAACAAGCATTTTGTGTTTGGCCAGAGCTCTTCTGGGCCCGGCAATGAAGGATGCTGTGCTCGAGTTGAATGCCTCAAATGATCGGTAACCTACCTCATAGTTCATATTGAAAGTGTGAACTCTGATTTATGAGAATCATTTGTGAATTGTAAATGTCCCAGATCAGTGATGGACAATCTGTGTGCATATCGTTATGGCTGGGTGAACTACATTTGCCCTTACCGTATTTTGCAGACGCTGTTATCCGtagtgacacaaaaatatatcttCATGCTAGTATAAATAGTTCAGGGTCTAAATGCTAAACCCCTGTTAAAGGGCAAGAAAAACacaaggggtttttttttcttttttttttttttcttttttttaaaatcatgaacTGCAGTCAATTCTTTTATTATGCATACTTGTCTTGCAGCAAGGTTGCATGTGAATAATTCATTCTTGGTTGTTGTGCGCAGTGCAGTTAAATGGAAagcttagcaaaaaaaaaatctactgtGGTGTTATCTGCACACAGTAACAGGGCATGAAAATTTTAAAatcagtcccttcaggattttgcagaaattaacgcaaaagcAAGCAAACTCTGCAGTGTTCATAGGAGCTCacagtttttcaaaattcacacacgtcaaacatgagtacagctaaaaggtgtcatttaccaacaaacctcACTGCGGAAgacgtgcaattgcaatttctccagttagttttctgcaaaaaataaaataaaatacaagttgcatcacaaatgtTGAAGGAAAAAAAGCTCCTGGTGCcacataccacagcacaccttcaccggtcttatggagtccatgcctcaaagggtcagagctgttttgtcagcacaagggggacctacacaatattaggcaggtggttttaatgttatggctgctCAGTGTATGCTGTAAATGTTCATCCCTATGCTCTACTCATTTTCTCAACCGCTGTATCGTGTTTTTGCTCAACATATTCAGTTTGACATATTTCTTAGCATATTCTTAAAGGTTCCTGGTTTTTCAGGAAGACCAACAAAGAAAACCCAGATATATCTGACCATTTGGACTGGCTCAAACCACATTTCCAAAATCTCAAAGTAGATCTGAGCGTACTGGAACAGATACACTTCTGTGTAATCCCTTCTCtagaccttttaaaaaaaaaccaaaaataattttagacctaacaagaaacaaaaaatcTGAAATCCACCCAAATGACTTTCAACAGCAAATCCTCTACATTAGAGAAATATATCCATCACATACCTCTATAAGACATTGTATCATCTGTATTCGTGATCAACCACCAGAAAAAAAGTATATCCATCCCACCCACAGCTCAGTTACAGCAGAGGCAAATGCTATCGTCTTAGCACTGGACTTCATAAAGACTATGCAACAGGAAAACTTTCTGATAATTACAGATTCAAAATCATAACTTCAAGCAATGTCATCCCTAAAAAATTATAAGCCAATGCTTGTAAAGATTCTTTGCAAATTGCTGAATCTGGAGGCTCAAAATT encodes the following:
- the LOC108278502 gene encoding syncollin → MKVVVALLFCALCFLGLDAQCPEPGTLKDAEGNKICARMFEDSNYYYNQSCGGEYIDAYPSEDVPIIPWRWNNRISSLVVNKLCSLTVWSRIKKNGSKRKFSSGIQYLLKDVQQGLLGNWDNDISAYYCVC